The genomic stretch atttcaggactgaccacttgatATTTGATAACCTTTAGTATGTTCTTCCctggttaattttatttcttccattctcAGAATTCCAGAGTTGCTTCGCCAACATGACTCtctaaacatgaactgaacaaggacaacacaaACAGACATTCTAAAGTGGAGAGTGAGAGCCCATGAGACCTCAACCCTATGCTTATCCCTTTCTTCTTGCATCTTTTGTTTCAGTTAACTCTCCTTCTCATCTTCATCCTCGTCCTTCCAGATCCGTCCTTGCTTAAACTTTCCACCAGGTACCCTGTCTCTATTTTCCTCACCAAACCTCTCCTAACCGCTCAGTAGAGATATTCTTCACCCCAATAGCCCTTTTCTTTGGGGAGACATGATAATTGAAATAATAAACTTCTTATAAATCTAATAGAAGAAAGGGGTGGTTTCTAGTCTTAACTGAGAATACTATGAAGTGTAAACCTTTTGGATCTATCCCAGAATTATTCTGGCCTATTGAATTAATGCCATCATAATATATAAGATTCAAACATAGTTGCAAAGCAGGCttgtttataaaataagtaaGGAGAAAATTGACccttaaagataaattttaaatatagaatttaaaacaatataatttaaaaagagtcaCTGAACATTATTGTTAGACGAGAAataagagccaggtggtggtggcacacacttttaatcccagcattcaggaggcagaggcagacggatctctatgagttcaaggtcatcctggcctacagagcaagttcaaggactcCAAAGGTACACACTGccttaaaaaaatagagaaggaaaatacatatttaaatttttctcatctTATAACACACTGGTATTTCTTGATCCATCCAAACAAATATaacttccaacacacacacatacacacacacacacacacacatacacacacaccacaatttaatttgacaaatgtttattgaaaacAACCTGCCTCTTTTAGGCAGTGTAACAACAGAGTTAAAATACTACGACtctaacctgaaaaaaaaaaaaccattaataGATAAACTGACAGCAAAGTCAACAATCCCTTACTTTAACTCCAGTCCTTCATTAACATAATACCTGCTAAGATTCTTTGTTGTGTCTCATGCAGGATTTTTGACAGCAGAACACATGGAAGGTCCTGCCATCGAGTCACTCGGTGCTGTGCAGATCACTAAAGGGTATTTGATGGCTCCCAAAATTCAACTAACAGTGTACAGCTGTCTTCCATGTTAGAAACCATGCCATGTTAAAAGGATTATCTTGTTTCAGATTGTAGGTCCTCCTACTGCCCAATCCACACAAAGAGACCACTGTGGAATGACAGTTTAAGACAAGAAAGAAGTAGCAGAACTCCAGAACTGAATTTCATGTAGGATCCACTGAGGTCTTTATGTAGTTTGTCATGTTTCAACTCACCCCCCATCCTGCTTTCTTCCTGAAAATACATACCAATAGCCATGCTGAAAACAATAACTCTTTGTTTAAAACTCAATCGaagacactaaaataaataattggtaAGAAAAGAAGGtatccatatacacacagagaattgCAAacataagtatgtatatatacacatacatagtgAAGCAAACTGTGAAATTGCAATTATctaaacatatacattttaagttGAGCCCATGtcaaacaatttttaatattttggtgcCACATCTCCATCAAGTATTGGTTTGATTCATGATAAGAGTACATGTAGATAATATAATACactaggaaattttttttttggtttttcgagacagggtttctctgtggctttggagcctgtcctggaactcgctctgtagaccaggctggtctcgaactcacagagatccgcctgcctcagcctcccaagtgctgggattaaaggcgtgcgccaccatcgcccggcctacaCTAGGAAATTAAGATTAAGATGAGTGTTATCTCAAATCATCTATATGCCTATAAAGATTTTAAGCAATCATACTattaaaagaaacattgaaaacACAATATAATTGACATAAGGTGAAAACACGTAGTCTGGCCTCAAAGCACACGTTTCTGTACAATCTTCTTCACTGCCTCTTTcacatctttatttttcaaactgtaGATGAGAGGGTTTAGCATGGGAATCACTACTGTATAAAACACAGAGACAACTTTGTCTTGCTCCATCGAGTAGCTAGAGGTAGGGCGCAAGTACATGAACAGGATTGTTCCAAAGAAGATGGTGACAGCCATGaggtgggaggcacaggtagAGAAGGCTTTGTGTCTTCCTTCTGCAGAGGGCATCTTCAGTATGGCAATGAGGATGCACAGGTAAGAAATAAGAACAATCAGAACACAGCTGATGACATTGAAACTGGAAAAAGCCATGATAACTATGCCATTAATATGAGTGTCAGAGCAAGAGAGTTTGAGCAGGGGCGGGGTGTCACAATAGAAATGGTTGATTTTATTAGAGCCACAAAAGGACAATCTGAAAGTCATCCCTGTGTGGATGGCTGCATTGCCAAAACCTGCTAGGAATGAAGTAGTCACCAACATGAAACAAATTCTCCCAGACATGAGAACTGGGTACAGCAGGGGATTCCAAATGGCTGCATAGCGGTCGTATGCCATCATGGCTAGCAGGAAACACTCAGTACCCAAGAAGGAGCCAAAGAAGAAGAACTGGGCAGCACAGCCATTGAAAGAAATGCTCTTGTCCTCAGCCAGGAGGTTTACCAGCATCTTAGGAGTGACAGAAGAAGAATAAGAGGCATCTACAAAGGAAAGGCTGCTGAGAAAGAAGTACATAGGTGTGTGCAGAGAGCGGTCCACCTTAATTAGTACCATCATGCCCAAATTACCCACCAGGGTTATCATGTAGATCACCAGAAACAATGCAAAGAGGATGTTCTGCAGGTCTGGATTGTCTGAGAGCCCCAGAAGGATAAATTCTGTCACTTCTGTCTCATTTTTAGCTTGCACTCCTTTCATGGTTCTGACCATCTGTGCTGCAACATAAGAAAAGTTGGAGCCTTGCATTATTTAGATGAATGTAGAATATagatgatataaatatttatgagtgTAATGGTGAAAACATAAATGCATTTATAGAGATTTTTGATACACatgaattatttcaaaaataataaaatattgatacCATAGTGAAAAGTATCTTGGAACTGACATCAAGTTCAATCTCTTATAACTGAATTTTGAGTATTGGCTTCTGAAGACCTTAAACAGAATTATGATCTATTGACTTTAATTGTGCTTGTGGTTAACTATTTTGAGATATaactgtcttcatttttaatgacaaaaaattgtaaataaatgcCTACTACTTATAACTGAAGAAACATTGCATGCCTTCCTTAAACAACTGACTTCTTTTTGTCATTACATATAAAGaagttcaaaaatattaaaattcccGAAAAGTGTGTCAATAATAACAAGGAGGATCTTTGAATTTCTATATGctttacatttttatgaaattgAGGCTATCTTCATGCAGTCACAGGATTTAAATAAACTAAACATCAAAACGTTCAGTAATATCCTCTAATGACTAGAGAGCCAGGTTTTAAGGGTGTGTAAATACTCATGATGGGGAAAAAAGcttgagcagccagtgctgttccAACCATTACCCTGGAAGGCACAAGATCACAGAACTATTACAAGTCAGATTTACTACAGATTGCAATTGTTTGCTAGATTCCTTAAGCTCTTAAACCTGATTTAACAGTTACGTGGATGCAAGCATTATCAAGAGAACCTGCATGTTACCCCTTGAAGAAACAGTCTTGATATTTCCCTtatcagttaaaataaatttagttagCCATACTAACAAAATAATAGGGCCAAAAAACGTAGCACATAGAATTACCTAATGACGACAATGAATCAAAAGAAattctttattataataaaatagaaatgtaagCAAAATTAACACCTAGCAACATGGAGTGAAGTCAAATAGAGgagaaaataacagaaaggaattactgggaattgaactcaggatctctggaagagcagtcagtgctctttaacctctgagccatcggagaagggtgggaggaggggagggaaatgggaggctgggaggaggcggacacttttttttttccttttctcaataaaaaaaaaataataacagaaagggaatggacAACTCAGAAGAGACGCCAGCCTTACCCTCTAAGCAACAGCTTCGATGAGAATGTCAACCAGCAAGAGTCTTCATGTCCATTCCAGGTGCCTTTTGTTATCTCATATTACTTAGCAGTAAACTAAGGCGGCATAGCCTACTCAGGAAATCAGGGTTCCGTATGCTATACCACCCACTTATCACCCACAGAAAGGTGGCACttatactttataaaattaaagcatTACCCAATATCTTTGCTCACAGTGATAATGAAAATGGTATTGAATGCAGGCAACCAGTTAGAAGAGAATACAAAATctgattttatcttttgttaCTATATAAAAACCTCATCAATCAGTGATGGAGTCTTGGAAGGAATTATCCCAGGAGTATCCATTGGAGTATGGGGGTTTTCAGCTAATCAGTGGtacattttctgagaaaatgcatAATTGTAGTATTAGCTTTTCCTCAATATGACCATTTTCCATGTCAAATGATTCACTGGCACTGATAAACTGTGAGAATGGCATCTTTAGGctctggagtgatggctcaggggataCCATCACTGGCTGCTCATGCAGAGAATCAGGGTTTGATTACCAGTACCTAAAAAGTAGCTCATAACAACACCAGTTCAAGGGAACCCAACACTTCTTGatagtgcacatgtgtggtgcataGCCATGCATACAGAtgaaacactcatgcacataaaatagaaaatagaccttaaaaataatttcatctccagaaaataaaaataaatcagttgcCACATTTCCAAACATAACTCCCATGAGAATAGAATTCTAACAAAAACAGGAAAGCAATGCCTTATAAGATCTACTAATGATGAATAGAAAGTAATATTAGTTAGGACAGAAAGAATTACAATGTGCTGAATATGCTTTTAattatgtctgtgcactataAGTCCTGTTTTAAACGTTTTGGTTATGTTATTTTATTGTATGCCTATAGGATAAGCAGAGAGCAAATCTAAAGTGCAAATCATTAACTTGCCAAGGGTCACAAAGCTCCTCATTGGAgcataaatataaactaaaattcaATCTTGGTTAGTCAACTGTTGAGGTCATTTACAATAGCATCATCAATGCTGAAGTGGACACTGGTGCACAGAGGGATGGCAGCTCAGTTTTACGAGTCCCATTCATACTGCTGAACTGACTTAGTTACAGTGATGTCCCATATGAGCTGGGGTTACAGCTCATAACCAAGCATGTGTGTGGTCTGGGCCAATCATAATTGTTGCCCAAAATGATCATATCTCCACCTAAGGAACTGTAACTTCATATAGTTATTGCAAAATATAATCGTTTTTATATCCTTATTTGTGAGTCATGTTCttgaaacttcttttcttttgttcttatgtAGATTCTCCCTGTGTCTAAAATGGAACAGAATATCCTCCTACCACagtctctccagggctgggattacagcaatGAGCCACCAAACCTCACATCCCTCCTCTCTTTTAATAAGAATATGTCCTGTTTCTCTACAATGTGTTTCCCACCTTGCTGTGATTTTGCAATCAAACCCACAAACCAGGCAATAATAAACATGTCTTTGCCAATCTACATGTATCTGAACATAACTGTAAGATATCCCAATGTACTTTCTACATTTAAAATCACAAGGAGTGGTAACTGAGGGGGCTTGAAATAAAGAAGACGAAGGataatgatgtatttttattacaatctcaaaaacagagaaaaaactgaattttaaaaagcccTGGAATCATATTACTTATTGCTGCTTATATTTATTCTAACAACTGTAACTATCTGagcaatagaaatgggttaatttaacaaaCTTTCTTCATCCCTAGGAGCTTTTGGAATTTGCATCAGTGGGTAACTAAGGAAAATAACAGCAGAATGGACGTCGCCTCAGGTCAATCCTCTAACCAAGTAGCATATTTAAAGGATTCCCCTTACCATATGCAACTGCTTGACCTCTATTGATCTTGCTGTTTCTCTTCTATGCCTAAAttcacaagcaagcaagcaattcAGCCTCAGCAAGAACACATCTTCCTTCTTGAAAGAGTGATTGAACCTCTTGactccacacacagaaaaataatgagacTTATTTCTGCCAGCTTTCCTTAAATGTGAGCATCCCAACTTACTATACTGCAATGACGTTCCTTTCAAAGGAAACCATCCGTCAGTGTGCTCCAGCTGCGTGTAATCCACTGTTGCCAGAAACTTCACAACACACCAGATAGGAGTCACACTCACTTAAAGTAGCATGTGGTTCtcactccatggcctctggggACTGGTTTTCTCATGGGACATCCATGAAATCTACATGTCTCCTCTCTGAGATTTAGAAAACATCAAGTCTCCtttgcatttctttgttttgccTTTGGGAACACAGAACATGTTGGAGAATGGTTTCTGAGTACTCTGTTCCTAAGCACTATTATTGCAcacccttcctgtctcccttgaAA from Microtus ochrogaster isolate Prairie Vole_2 linkage group LG9, MicOch1.0, whole genome shotgun sequence encodes the following:
- the LOC102001577 gene encoding olfactory receptor 1020 isoform X2, producing the protein MIFEILDMLTEFILLGLSDNPDLQNILFALFLVIYMITLVGNLGMMVLIKVDRSLHTPMYFFLSSLSFVDASYSSSVTPKMLVNLLAEDKSISFNGCAAQFFFFGSFLGTECFLLAMMAYDRYAAIWNPLLYPVLMSGRICFMLVTTSFLAGFGNAAIHTGMTFRLSFCGSNKINHFYCDTPPLLKLSCSDTHINGIVIMAFSSFNVISCVLIVLISYLCILIAILKMPSAEGRHKAFSTCASHLMAVTIFFGTILFMYLRPTSSYSMEQDKVVSVFYTVVIPMLNPLIYSLKNKDVKEAVKKIVQKRVL
- the LOC102001577 gene encoding olfactory receptor 1020 isoform X1 — translated: MVRTMKGVQAKNETEVTEFILLGLSDNPDLQNILFALFLVIYMITLVGNLGMMVLIKVDRSLHTPMYFFLSSLSFVDASYSSSVTPKMLVNLLAEDKSISFNGCAAQFFFFGSFLGTECFLLAMMAYDRYAAIWNPLLYPVLMSGRICFMLVTTSFLAGFGNAAIHTGMTFRLSFCGSNKINHFYCDTPPLLKLSCSDTHINGIVIMAFSSFNVISCVLIVLISYLCILIAILKMPSAEGRHKAFSTCASHLMAVTIFFGTILFMYLRPTSSYSMEQDKVVSVFYTVVIPMLNPLIYSLKNKDVKEAVKKIVQKRVL